From the genome of Thermoplasmata archaeon, one region includes:
- a CDS encoding signal recognition particle protein Srp54: MVLEKLGDSLRAALRKIAGASYIDESLIKEIVRDIQRSLIQADVNVQLSLSVTRELHRRALEEKPPPGMSPREHVVRIIYEELVKILGTSRDVPLQKQRILLVGLYGQGKTTTAGKLAKYFQKKGLSVGLVAADVHRPAAYDQLKQLAAQINAGFYGDPAAKDAVKIAKAGVKALEAIDVIVVDSSGRHALEPDLIKEIESVGKAVQADERLLVLDATVGQQAGPQAKAFHDAVAITGVIVTKLDGTARGGGALSAVAEVKAPIVFIGVGEKIDDLEKFEPPRFISRLLGMGDLETLLEHAQEAIDAQKAEALTKKIMAGKFTLHEMYEQIEMLTDMGPMRKLASLIPGVAGKMKEADMESTQARLHRFKIIMDSMTDEEMTEPKKVKSSRVQRIARGAGVSPREVKELLRNYETSRKAIKGFAGNRKMRKQLLAQLEASGVNMGES; encoded by the coding sequence ATGGTCCTCGAGAAGCTCGGCGACTCCCTCCGGGCCGCACTCCGCAAGATCGCGGGCGCGAGCTACATCGACGAGTCCCTGATCAAGGAGATCGTCCGCGACATCCAGCGATCGCTCATCCAGGCGGACGTGAACGTCCAGCTCTCCCTCTCGGTCACGAGGGAGCTCCATCGGCGTGCGCTGGAAGAGAAGCCGCCTCCGGGCATGAGCCCCCGCGAGCACGTCGTCCGGATTATCTACGAGGAACTCGTCAAGATCCTCGGGACGAGCCGGGACGTGCCGCTGCAGAAGCAGCGGATCCTGCTCGTCGGGCTGTACGGCCAAGGCAAGACGACCACCGCGGGGAAGCTCGCGAAGTACTTCCAGAAGAAGGGGCTGTCCGTCGGCCTCGTCGCGGCGGACGTTCACCGACCGGCCGCGTACGACCAGCTCAAGCAGCTCGCCGCCCAGATCAACGCGGGCTTCTACGGCGATCCGGCCGCGAAAGATGCGGTCAAGATCGCCAAGGCGGGCGTCAAGGCGCTCGAGGCGATCGACGTGATCGTCGTCGACTCGTCCGGTCGGCACGCGCTCGAACCGGATTTGATCAAGGAGATCGAGTCCGTGGGCAAGGCCGTCCAAGCCGACGAGAGGCTCCTCGTCCTCGATGCGACCGTCGGGCAGCAGGCCGGGCCGCAGGCGAAGGCGTTCCACGACGCCGTCGCGATCACCGGCGTCATCGTGACCAAGCTCGATGGGACCGCGAGAGGCGGCGGTGCGCTCTCCGCGGTCGCGGAGGTGAAGGCCCCGATCGTCTTCATCGGGGTCGGGGAGAAAATCGACGACCTCGAGAAGTTCGAGCCGCCTCGGTTCATCTCGCGGCTCCTCGGCATGGGGGACCTCGAGACCCTCCTCGAGCACGCGCAGGAAGCGATCGACGCGCAAAAGGCCGAGGCGCTGACGAAGAAGATCATGGCGGGCAAGTTCACCCTCCACGAGATGTACGAGCAAATCGAGATGCTCACGGACATGGGCCCGATGCGCAAGCTCGCCTCCTTGATCCCCGGCGTCGCGGGCAAGATGAAAGAAGCGGACATGGAATCCACGCAGGCCCGCCTACACCGGTTCAAGATCATCATGGACTCGATGACGGACGAGGAGATGACGGAGCCGAAAAAGGTGAAGTCGTCCCGCGTGCAGCGGATCGCGCGAGGCGCCGGCGTCTCGCCGCGGGAAGTGAAGGAACTCTTGCGGAACTACGAGACGTCCCGCAAGGCGATCAAAGGCTTCGCGGGCAATCGCAAGATGCGGAAGCAGCTGCTCGCGCAGCTCGAGGCGTCAGGCGTCAACATGGGCGAATCGTGA